The Phycisphaeraceae bacterium genome has a window encoding:
- a CDS encoding FdhF/YdeP family oxidoreductase — translation MMETGVPRLCEPCERSAEDDGIAKTPPGRTGESSVRGSGSDHLGAVGTAAAHARSDYYRPIAWDEALDTIARALAAAPPDETFFYFSGRSSNEAAYLLHLFARLYGTNNINNCSYYCHQASGVGLASVTGSGTATITLEDLDRLGDGDVLFLIGGNPASNHPRFMRTLVEIKRRGGSVVVINPLKELGLLRFKVPSDPRSLLFGSSIADEYLQPHIGGDIALLTGLAKAVLELGAADARFIDAHTEGFASFERLVRGTAWGVIERESGVNRADLERVARLYARAGNAVFCWTMGITHHAHGVDNVRMIANLALLRGMVGRPGAGLLPLRGHSNVQGVGSVGAVPALKQHMLEKIERYFAVTLPRGPGLDTLEGIERAAGGKLRVVFCLGGNLFGSNPDAAYAARALANVDLVVYLSTTLNTGHAWGVGQRTMVLPVLARDEEPQPTTQESMFNFVRLSDGGPRRLDGPRSEVEIIAELARRTFAALAERASGDGGRRDLGDVDFDHLRDHGAIRQAISATVPGYAPIGAIDSSKREFHVQGRVFHEPVFATDSRKARFHPVAIPAFGVTNRATDDRQPTPENRHSPALRLMTIRSEGQFNTVVYEEEDLYRGQERRDVILMAREDIERLGLRENQPVDVRSDTGVMRGVLARAIDIRPGNAAMYYPEANVLVPRAVDGESRTPTFKHVRVTVIPADSSNRDRGGAASAAASPVMLTASAASTRRSMRAC, via the coding sequence ATGATGGAGACCGGTGTGCCACGGCTCTGTGAGCCGTGCGAGCGTTCCGCCGAAGACGATGGAATCGCGAAGACGCCGCCTGGTCGGACGGGCGAGTCATCGGTGCGTGGTTCAGGATCGGACCATCTTGGCGCGGTCGGCACGGCCGCGGCACACGCTCGCAGCGACTACTACCGCCCCATCGCGTGGGATGAGGCGCTGGACACCATCGCCCGCGCGCTGGCGGCGGCGCCGCCCGATGAAACGTTCTTCTACTTCAGCGGGCGCTCCAGCAATGAGGCCGCGTACCTGCTGCATCTCTTCGCGCGGCTGTACGGCACCAACAACATCAACAACTGCTCGTACTACTGCCACCAGGCCTCGGGCGTGGGGCTGGCGAGCGTGACCGGCTCGGGCACGGCGACCATCACACTGGAAGATCTTGATCGGCTGGGCGACGGCGATGTGCTCTTCCTCATCGGCGGCAACCCCGCGTCCAACCACCCGCGCTTCATGCGCACGCTTGTCGAGATCAAGCGGCGCGGCGGCTCGGTGGTGGTGATCAATCCGCTCAAGGAACTGGGACTGCTGCGCTTCAAGGTGCCCAGCGACCCACGCTCGCTGCTGTTCGGGTCGAGTATCGCGGATGAATACCTGCAGCCGCACATCGGGGGCGACATCGCCCTGTTGACGGGGCTGGCGAAAGCGGTGCTGGAACTGGGGGCGGCGGATGCCCGCTTCATTGACGCCCACACCGAAGGGTTCGCCTCGTTCGAGCGGCTCGTGCGAGGGACGGCATGGGGGGTGATTGAACGAGAGAGCGGTGTCAACCGCGCGGACCTGGAGCGCGTGGCGCGGCTCTACGCGCGGGCGGGCAACGCGGTGTTCTGCTGGACGATGGGCATCACCCACCACGCGCACGGCGTGGACAACGTGCGCATGATCGCCAACCTGGCGCTGCTGCGAGGCATGGTGGGCCGCCCGGGCGCGGGCCTGCTGCCGCTGCGGGGACACAGCAACGTGCAGGGCGTCGGCTCGGTGGGAGCCGTGCCCGCGCTCAAGCAGCACATGCTGGAGAAGATCGAGCGGTACTTCGCCGTCACCCTGCCGCGCGGGCCGGGGCTGGACACGCTCGAGGGCATCGAGCGCGCCGCAGGGGGGAAGCTGCGCGTGGTCTTCTGCCTGGGCGGCAATCTCTTCGGCTCGAATCCCGATGCGGCGTACGCGGCGCGTGCGCTGGCCAACGTCGATCTTGTTGTGTATCTCTCGACCACGCTCAACACGGGGCACGCGTGGGGCGTTGGACAACGCACGATGGTGCTGCCCGTGCTGGCGCGGGATGAGGAGCCGCAGCCAACCACGCAGGAGTCGATGTTCAACTTCGTGCGTCTGAGCGACGGGGGCCCGCGCCGGCTCGACGGCCCGCGCAGCGAGGTGGAGATCATCGCGGAACTGGCCAGACGGACCTTCGCCGCGCTGGCAGAGCGTGCGAGCGGCGACGGCGGGCGGCGCGACCTGGGCGACGTTGATTTCGACCACTTGCGCGACCACGGCGCAATCCGCCAGGCGATTTCCGCCACCGTGCCGGGCTACGCGCCGATTGGCGCGATTGATTCGAGCAAGCGCGAGTTCCACGTGCAGGGTCGCGTGTTCCACGAGCCGGTGTTCGCCACGGATTCCCGCAAGGCCCGATTCCATCCCGTGGCGATTCCCGCGTTCGGCGTGACGAACCGGGCCACCGACGATCGACAACCGACACCCGAGAACCGACATTCCCCCGCCCTCCGCCTCATGACCATCCGCTCCGAGGGCCAGTTCAACACCGTGGTCTACGAGGAGGAAGACCTCTACCGCGGGCAGGAGCGTCGGGACGTGATCCTCATGGCCCGCGAGGACATCGAGCGGCTGGGATTGCGCGAGAATCAGCCGGTGGACGTGCGGAGCGACACCGGCGTGATGCGCGGCGTGCTGGCGCGGGCGATCGACATCCGCCCGGGGAATGCCGCCATGTACTATCCAGAGGCCAACGTGCTCGTGCCGCGCGCGGTGGACGGCGAGTCGCGCACCCCGACGTTCAAGCACGTGCGCGTGACCGTGATCCCCGCCGACTCATCGAACCGCGACCGTGGGGGCGCAGCGTCCGCCGCCGCCAGCCCCGTCATGCTCACCGCGAGCGCCGCCTCGACGCGGCGTTCCATGCGTGCCTGTTGA
- a CDS encoding bifunctional 4-hydroxy-2-oxoglutarate aldolase/2-dehydro-3-deoxy-phosphogluconate aldolase, with product MTSDDFLRFFSEARASAILRTNLRDAAAPAMEAAIRGGFRVCEFTLTVPGALDLIREFSKRPEIVVGAGTVLTPQEAHAAVDAGAVFLVSPVVDEAVIAAALERDAAVMPGTFTPTEMLRAHRAGARLQKLFPAPDSGPKYLKAVLGPMPFLNVVPTNGVHENNAAAWLKAGAFAVGFVNTLFDPNDLAAGDYERVEQRARAAIGAVGRGKTSG from the coding sequence ATGACGTCCGATGACTTTCTTCGTTTCTTCTCCGAGGCCCGCGCCAGCGCGATTCTGCGCACCAACCTGCGCGACGCCGCCGCCCCGGCGATGGAGGCGGCGATCCGAGGCGGGTTCCGAGTGTGCGAGTTCACGCTCACGGTGCCGGGCGCGCTGGACCTGATCCGCGAGTTTTCGAAGCGGCCGGAGATCGTGGTGGGCGCGGGCACGGTGCTGACGCCGCAGGAGGCCCACGCCGCCGTGGACGCCGGGGCGGTGTTCCTGGTGTCGCCGGTGGTGGACGAGGCGGTCATCGCGGCGGCCCTGGAGCGCGACGCGGCGGTGATGCCCGGCACGTTCACGCCCACGGAGATGCTGCGAGCGCACCGGGCCGGAGCGCGACTTCAGAAGCTGTTTCCCGCGCCGGACAGCGGCCCGAAGTACCTCAAGGCCGTCCTCGGCCCGATGCCGTTCCTCAACGTCGTGCCCACCAACGGCGTGCATGAGAACAACGCGGCGGCGTGGCTGAAGGCCGGGGCCTTCGCCGTGGGGTTCGTGAACACGCTCTTCGACCCCAACGACCTGGCGGCGGGCGACTACGAGCGGGTCGAGCAGCGGGCGCGGGCCGCGATCGGCGCCGTGGGGCGCGGCAAGACAAGCGGGTGA
- the queC gene encoding 7-cyano-7-deazaguanine synthase QueC, which translates to MDRTPSQPAESNPRAVVLLSGGLDSATTLAIARSEGFECHALSFDYGQRHRFELDAARRIARQLGVARHVVMVIDLRSFGGSALTDPGAEVPRDGVPPGIIPVTYVPARNLVFLSLAVAFAEPLGARDVFIGVNALDYSGYPDCRPEFVEQFERVANLGTKAGVTGSPLRIHAPLVHWTKSQIIHRGTELGVDYGLTFSCYDPDAHGRACGRCDSCRLRARGFLEAGVEDPTEYVGGVAP; encoded by the coding sequence GTGGATCGCACCCCCTCCCAACCCGCGGAATCGAATCCCCGGGCCGTCGTCCTGCTTTCCGGCGGCCTGGACAGCGCGACCACGCTGGCCATCGCCCGATCGGAGGGGTTCGAGTGTCACGCGCTCTCCTTTGACTATGGCCAGCGTCACCGTTTTGAACTGGATGCCGCCCGGCGCATCGCCCGGCAACTGGGCGTGGCGCGTCACGTGGTGATGGTGATCGACCTGCGCTCCTTCGGCGGCAGCGCGCTGACCGACCCTGGCGCTGAAGTGCCCCGCGACGGCGTTCCTCCCGGGATCATTCCCGTCACCTACGTTCCCGCCCGCAACCTCGTATTCCTGTCGCTGGCGGTGGCGTTCGCCGAGCCGCTGGGGGCGCGGGATGTCTTCATCGGCGTCAACGCGCTGGATTACTCCGGTTACCCGGACTGCCGCCCGGAGTTCGTGGAGCAGTTCGAGCGCGTGGCGAACCTGGGCACGAAGGCGGGCGTCACCGGCAGCCCGCTGCGCATCCACGCGCCGCTGGTGCATTGGACCAAGTCGCAGATCATTCATCGCGGGACGGAGTTGGGCGTCGATTACGGGCTGACGTTCAGTTGCTACGACCCGGATGCGCACGGCCGCGCCTGCGGGCGGTGCGATAGCTGCCGCCTGCGGGCACGGGGGTTTCTCGAGGCGGGCGTGGAGGATCCCACCGAATACGTCGGCGGGGTGGCGCCATGA
- a CDS encoding PEGA domain-containing protein, which yields MPVSWFALRLICPAMLASLALASSMGCVRRTIFITSEPEGALVYLNDTEVGRTPVEVDFLYYGDYDVRLVHPDREPLVTMGKARAPWWDTIGLDLIAEAAPGEPHARIHWHYELPPKSDDPAALLERARALRERVGPESGEASSTSQN from the coding sequence ATGCCCGTCTCCTGGTTCGCATTGAGGTTGATCTGTCCGGCGATGCTCGCCTCGTTGGCGTTGGCCAGTTCGATGGGCTGCGTCCGCCGCACCATCTTCATCACGTCCGAGCCGGAAGGCGCGCTGGTGTACCTCAACGACACCGAGGTCGGGCGCACGCCTGTTGAAGTGGACTTCCTCTACTACGGCGATTACGACGTGCGTCTGGTCCACCCGGATCGCGAGCCGCTGGTGACGATGGGCAAGGCCCGCGCCCCGTGGTGGGACACAATCGGTCTGGACCTGATCGCCGAAGCGGCGCCGGGCGAGCCGCACGCGCGCATCCACTGGCACTACGAACTGCCTCCAAAGAGCGACGACCCCGCGGCGCTGCTGGAGCGCGCCAGGGCGTTGCGCGAGCGCGTGGGTCCGGAGTCAGGGGAAGCGTCGTCCACCAGTCAGAACTGA
- a CDS encoding 6-carboxytetrahydropterin synthase — protein sequence MKYRICKSFHVETGHVLSKHPGRCRFPHGHSRRVDVVVASDRLDERDMVCDFKAIKLALSEYLDQFDHALAVNSRDPLIGRLKGSEQRLVVFDNVDPTTEVLAKRLFDHLSAAIASGQVFHDDEGAAYPLPRHLVLERVRVTETPTSWAEYGL from the coding sequence ATGAAGTACCGCATCTGCAAGTCGTTCCACGTCGAGACGGGCCACGTGCTCTCCAAGCATCCGGGTCGCTGCCGCTTCCCCCACGGGCATTCGCGGCGGGTGGATGTGGTCGTGGCCAGCGACCGGCTGGACGAGCGCGACATGGTGTGCGACTTCAAGGCGATCAAGCTGGCGCTGAGCGAGTATCTTGACCAGTTCGATCACGCGCTCGCCGTCAACAGCCGCGACCCGCTCATCGGGCGGCTCAAGGGGTCGGAGCAGCGGCTGGTGGTCTTCGACAACGTCGATCCCACCACCGAGGTGCTGGCGAAGCGCCTGTTCGATCATCTGTCCGCGGCCATCGCGTCGGGGCAGGTGTTCCACGATGACGAAGGCGCCGCGTACCCTCTGCCGCGACACCTGGTGCTGGAGCGCGTGCGCGTGACCGAGACGCCCACCTCGTGGGCGGAGTACGGTCTGTAG
- a CDS encoding 7-carboxy-7-deazaguanine synthase QueE encodes MPIAETFTSIQGEGRLAGMPSFFIRVSGCNLRCAWCDTPYASWNPEGEARSIDSLVDEARRSGVRHVVLTGGEPMIFEPVTELTRRLHEAGFHITIETAGTVLRPVTCDLMSISPKLANSTPGPEHGAWLKRHEERRLNIEPLQQLIDAHPERQLKFVVARADDAAEIESLLARLRGWAKEDILLMPEGVTPPDEARRQLVLGLCLSRGWRYCHRLHIELFGHRRGT; translated from the coding sequence ATTCCCATCGCCGAGACGTTCACGTCCATCCAGGGCGAGGGCAGACTCGCCGGAATGCCGTCGTTCTTCATCCGCGTCAGCGGCTGCAACCTGCGCTGCGCCTGGTGCGACACGCCCTATGCAAGCTGGAACCCGGAGGGCGAGGCACGCTCGATCGACTCCCTGGTGGATGAAGCGCGGCGGTCGGGCGTGCGCCACGTCGTTCTCACCGGCGGCGAGCCGATGATCTTCGAGCCGGTGACGGAACTCACGCGCCGACTCCACGAGGCGGGGTTTCACATCACCATCGAGACAGCAGGCACGGTTCTCCGGCCCGTGACGTGCGACCTGATGTCGATCAGCCCGAAACTCGCCAACTCGACCCCCGGCCCGGAGCATGGCGCCTGGTTGAAGCGGCATGAGGAACGCCGCCTCAACATCGAGCCGCTGCAGCAACTGATCGACGCCCACCCCGAGCGGCAGCTCAAGTTCGTCGTCGCCCGCGCGGATGATGCGGCGGAGATCGAATCCCTCCTGGCCCGCCTGCGCGGATGGGCGAAGGAGGACATCCTGCTCATGCCCGAGGGCGTCACCCCGCCGGACGAGGCCAGGCGGCAACTGGTGCTGGGGCTTTGTCTCAGCCGCGGGTGGCGATACTGTCACCGTCTGCACATCGAGCTCTTCGGCCACCGCCGCGGCACGTGA
- the lipA gene encoding lipoyl synthase, which translates to MVLNNAQSPVNHVRLGRKPDWLRARVPGGEGYNRLKAIVDEHRLHTVCQEASCPNMGECWSRGTATIMILGDVCTRSCGFCNVKTGKPLPADPDEPRRVAASLALMGLKHVVITCVDRDDLPDGGAAIWAETIRRVHESCPHMSVEVLTGDFKGDAEALGVVLAARPEIFAHNFETVKRMHPAVRPQARYERTMQVLRQARDAGLVTKTGLMVGIGERDDEVFDLMRDIRQRAQTDILTIGQYLQPTRNHLPISRWVTPDQFAAYKVEGLRLGFRVVESGPLVRSSYHAEEQAERLSPDRRETVEMMERLIAGAKGGTARRPA; encoded by the coding sequence ATGGTGCTCAACAACGCGCAGTCGCCCGTCAACCACGTGCGCCTCGGCCGCAAGCCCGACTGGCTCCGCGCCCGGGTGCCGGGCGGCGAAGGGTACAACCGGCTCAAGGCCATCGTCGATGAGCACCGGCTGCACACCGTCTGCCAGGAAGCCAGTTGCCCCAACATGGGTGAATGCTGGAGCCGCGGCACCGCCACCATCATGATCCTGGGCGACGTCTGCACACGATCGTGCGGGTTCTGCAACGTCAAGACCGGCAAGCCGCTGCCCGCCGACCCGGATGAGCCGCGCCGAGTTGCGGCGTCGCTCGCCCTGATGGGGCTCAAACACGTGGTCATCACCTGCGTCGATCGGGATGACCTGCCGGACGGCGGAGCGGCGATCTGGGCCGAAACCATCCGCCGCGTGCATGAATCGTGCCCGCACATGTCGGTCGAGGTGCTGACAGGCGACTTCAAGGGTGATGCTGAAGCTCTGGGCGTGGTGCTGGCCGCGCGCCCGGAAATCTTCGCCCACAACTTCGAGACCGTGAAGCGCATGCACCCCGCCGTGCGCCCGCAGGCCCGCTACGAGCGCACCATGCAGGTGCTGCGTCAGGCCAGGGACGCCGGGCTGGTCACCAAGACCGGCCTCATGGTGGGCATCGGCGAACGGGACGACGAGGTGTTCGACCTCATGCGCGACATTCGCCAGCGCGCCCAGACGGACATTCTCACGATCGGGCAGTACCTGCAGCCCACGCGCAACCACCTGCCGATTTCGCGCTGGGTGACGCCCGACCAGTTCGCGGCGTACAAGGTCGAGGGGCTGCGGCTGGGCTTCCGCGTCGTGGAGTCCGGCCCGCTGGTGCGCAGTTCGTACCACGCCGAGGAGCAGGCCGAGCGTCTGAGCCCCGACCGACGCGAGACCGTGGAGATGATGGAGCGCCTGATCGCGGGGGCGAAGGGTGGAACAGCGAGGCGCCCGGCATGA
- a CDS encoding DUF393 domain-containing protein produces the protein MWSPPDDSRTLVLIYDGRCAFCERNSARLVRWVRRGSLVRVSSSEPGVLERYPSLTREQCDRAMQLVLPDGRIVSGAQAAAEALKTRRWTGWLASVYYLPGLRWVFDRLYNWVARNRYRFSRSATVCTTSGCAVAAKRP, from the coding sequence ATGTGGTCGCCGCCCGACGATTCTCGCACGCTGGTGCTGATCTACGACGGACGATGCGCCTTCTGCGAGCGGAACTCCGCCCGGCTGGTGCGATGGGTCCGGCGCGGATCGCTGGTGCGGGTGAGCTCCTCCGAACCAGGCGTGCTGGAGCGGTACCCCTCGCTCACGCGGGAGCAATGCGACCGCGCCATGCAGCTGGTGCTTCCGGACGGCCGCATCGTGTCGGGGGCGCAGGCCGCGGCGGAAGCACTCAAGACCCGCCGCTGGACGGGCTGGCTGGCCAGCGTGTACTACCTGCCGGGGCTGCGATGGGTGTTCGATCGCCTGTACAACTGGGTCGCGCGGAACCGGTATCGATTCTCTCGCAGCGCGACGGTCTGCACGACCAGTGGCTGCGCGGTCGCGGCGAAGCGGCCGTAG